The genomic interval GCCCCAAGCTCCGGTGGCAGCCCCGGTCAGGCCTCCAGGCCTCCCGTGCCCGGGTCCCCGCGGGGTCTGTGCTCGCTCGGAACGGCACCGCGCTCTCCAGGGCCCGGGGCGGGGTTGCGGAGCGGCAGCCCAGCCAGCCCTACCCGGGTCATGGCCGGTGCTGGCACGGGCAGAGGAGGGAGGCTGCTGGTGCCGTGCTCTCTCTGCAGCCATGCCAGCTGCAGCTCGGAACGCTGGAGGCAGCAGCTACACCTTTAACCAGTTCTTTTCTTTCCCGGGTTAGTGAAACGTGAGAGTAGATGTTTGCATCTTTCCCTGCTCGCAGTTTCTGGGTTACACGGGATGAGAACAGCAGCTTCTGATTAGCCAAGTCACAAAAGCCCCGTGCAgtgccagctcccagctgcagaaacCCTTTGAGTCCCTGCAAAGTGCCCAtgagcaaagcccatctgtaGCCATTTGTAATGCTGAGGACAGGGGGCTCTTACCAGCACAGCAGATCAAACTCTGGGACCAATATATTGGAAGCAGGTGCTGATGGGGGTGGCGGGGTGCTGAGCAATGAAGGTGCTGATGCCCGACTGTAACACTGCCCTGTTTCTTCACAGCAATTCTCAGCGCTGACTGAAGTCCTCTTCCGCTTTCTTACGGAGCCCAAGGAGGTAAAATGCATGAGCAGAGCACACAGAAGTGTGTGAGTGCAGCTCTCTGCTGAGAAACAGAAGATTGTGTCCTTGCTCTTTCTCTTGAGCAGGTAGAAAGGTTTCTGACTCAGCTCTCAGACTTTGCCACCACGAACAAAATCAGCTTGGGCCCCCTGAAAAACATTGTCAAAAGTATTCTTCTGGTACCTAATGGTAAGTCAGACACTGGCATTTGCTTCTCTGAGACCAAACTATTGCCCTATTCCTGCATGCTGCTAAAGGATCTCTTCAAAAGCCAGAGCACTGGTTTGCACAATAAGTGCTAATGGTACATAATGAATGGCTTagcatttaaaaaccaaaacttcTCCTCTTGAAATAGCCCTGTTTGATGACCTGGCTGtgttcctcctgccctgcctgcacaCACATCTCACAGGCTTAACTAAACTCCTTAAACATCTATGCACTGAATGCAAGCACAGCACTGTAACAGTGCTTGCTTCAACTTCCACCTCTAAATCTGTTTTGCCAGATCAGTGCAGCCTGGTGATGGCACGAGGTCCTTGTAGGAATGTCCATCCAAGTGACCTGGTGCTGTAATTCCTGCAAGGACAAGCCCTGTTTGAGATGGGTATGAGTGTGGGCTGGATACCTGCGTGGCTCTAGGCCAGCCAAGGAGACAGCTGTCCCTGCAGGCTGCTTGTAGAAAGACACTTGGGTGCCCAGCAGTTTCTCATTCATTAATAGTGGGGAAGAGGGGATTGCCCTTGAATAGTCCAGACTCCAGCCCTTTATGAGACTTATGACCTGATAATGCATCAAACACCTCTGTGGCACACTCATCCCATGGATCCCCTGCTATCATCCCCCAGTCTGAGTTCCCCATAGCTCTTGTCCCAGCGGTGAACCCCTGCACAACTCTTTCCTGCATGGGGCCTGAACTTTCACCCTGTACTTCAAGCCATTTCTTCTGTCCAGGAGTAGTACTGAAGaatttcctctgctgcagctgcctggggggTGTGTAATGGATCTGGATGCTCTCCCCTGGCTCCCCTCTGTGGGCACTggctcagccccctcctcactTCGGGCTCTCTCTGGGATGCTGCAGTCGGTGACAGGCTGCATTTCAGCAGATACCTttgcctgtgtgctgcaggctgggagGCCACGTGGGACTGGCAGTCTCTTTGAATTTATGAGATTCCTGCTCTGGGCTTCAGAGAACAGAATCCCTGTAAACTCCCatgtgctgcctgtgccccagAACAAAGGAGGCAGTCGCAGCAGGGGAAAGTGTTATATGCACATGTTCACACCCataatccaaaacacagcaggtAGGTCAAATTAGTAGCCTGCCAGCCTTAACAGTTCTCCTTTAACAAGCAAAGCTTCTATaggagagaaagcagcagcttcaaaaCACAACCGCTGCTGCCGTTGCCATGGATACCCGCAATGAAATCTCCCTCCCCGGGCACTCCCCTAGCCCTGACTTTTAAAGTGCCGGGCATCTGCAAAGCCCCGGGCAGGCACAACTGGATGGGCTGTCCCTGCGGGCTGGGGTTTGTTTCAAAACACGGTCCCAGGGCAGCGGCTTTCCGAGGCAGGGGCTCCCTCCCTGCACTCCTCCAGCTCGCTAAACCTTGGTCTCACTCAGTGAAAAGAGCCTTTTCtttatgttgggtttttttttcaggtgccCTGAGGAGGAATTTGTCTCCTGAACAAGTCAGAGCTGATTTTATGGCTCTAGGTAGGTCACCTGACATTCACCAAATAAAAGGTAATTAATATTTATCACGTGTGGTGATCTCTGGTCTCTCCCACAGGCCTCAGCGAGGAAAAAGCCACTTACTTCGCAGAACAGGTATTCATATGTTTTCTGGTTGTTTCTGAGCTAACAGAAATGACAATCTTGGAGTGGGAATTCATAATAacccctctgtgctgctgtgtcagCACTTTGGGTCCTTGcttccagcccagcccaggagaTCCTTGGCTAACCGATGGGAACACCTTGGCTGATGATAGCGACGGTCTGCTGTGGCCTCTCCCTGCTGGCTGCAGCCATCCCCGTGTGGCTCCCCTTTGattgcttttctgctctgcaCACTCTGAGCCCCAGGGTCACACAGTTACATGAACACATGACTTTTTGCACAGATATTGTTACACTGAACCAGtgttaaaagaaaagcagtgagTTTGGTTTACAGCTGTGACAAGGCAGCTGGAAATCCGAGCAGGGTTCACACATCTCCAGCAGCCCCTCCCGACCACCTTAGCTTGGCCCTTTGCACACCTCCATTTCAGGCCTCTGCCATCGGTCTGCCTCATTTCTGACTTGTGTTGGAGTTGCAGTAACATAGAGAGGCCTCTCCAAATTGATTGCTTGTGTGTCTTTTGCTCTTGCAGTGGAAGGTGAATTCCCCTACCCTGACATGCCTGGCTGTTGGACAGACGCTGATGATTAACCAGCTGATAGATATGGAGTGGAAGTTTGGAGGTAATAGAGCTGAGCCAGAAACTGAAGAGCTAAACCACTATTTCACAGTGTAGCTAACAGATCGtcctcccttctctcctttctACCTCACAGTGACTGCTGGGAGCAGTGAACTGGAAAAAGTGGGAAGTATCTTCTTACAGGTAAATCTCCTTCATCAGAGGGTTCAGGTTGTAGTGCAGTTAAGGAACAAGCTGTGACCAGGCGTGTGGGAAGGACTGGCTGAGGGAGGGAACTAGAGGAAAGCTAAATCTCAGAGGAACAAGCTCTGCAGCAGTGCATCTGCTTCAACTTTCCTAGTGCAACTGCCAGCAGCCAGACTGCTGCTTGTGTCTCTGCTGAAGACAGCACGGATGGCAGAAGCATAGCCCACTCTGCAATGCTCTTCAGAAAGCTCCATCTAGCAAAGATCATGCTATcatggggagggaggggaaatggGGCATCCAGACATCCTTCCAGTGCCTAAGGAATCTCTTCCTACATGAGAGTTCCCCAAATGTCTGTCAGAGCTGCGTGTGCTTTGCAGCAGTTTGCCTGTCCAAAACTCACAGCAGGCTCCTGTGCTTCTGTCTTTTGTGGTGCTCAAGAGTACAGGTCTCTGAATTAAAAtacctctgctttttcttcccccaagCTGAAGCTGGTGATTAAAAAGGGGACCCAAACAGAAAACGTGTACATGGGTGAGTTGATGGTTCTGGAAGAGAAGGAAGCGTTTGAGTGGGTGaaagtggagcagcagcagctcagagctcccaggtgctgctggaggtggggggAGCTCTGGGTGCAGACTCAGCAAGGTCACTGATGGGTGCTGGGGCTTCTCTTGCCCTTTCCCCATTGCAGTGACCCCAGGAGCATCTAGGAACATGGACTGTTGGGACAGCCTTTGTATAGGCAAATGCAGATATGCCACAGAGCTGAGAGGCAGCCAGAGCAGCGGGGCTGACAGGACAAACCATTCCCCAgtgtgggggctgtggggagaaCCCTCACCCTGAAACCCACACAGCCCAGCAagcctgtgccccctgatcaaggagaacctgccttagcagggagttgggctggagcagctctacagggcccttccagccccatcACTCTAGGATTCCAAGCATCAGCTGCCCTGAGCCctcctgtctgctgctgctgggctgaggggcacaggctgctctgcagtAGCACCACAACAGCTTTGCCCATGCTGGAAGCATAACCTGAAATCTAAGACTTAATGtctcattgttttttttcctctgcagagtTAACTTTGCCCCAGTTCTACAGTTTTCTGCATGAAATGGAACGGGTCAAAACCAGCCTGGAAAGCTTCAGCTGAAGCTGCAGGGGCCTGGGCTGACACCTGGGCAGGATGTTTAATTTCTCCttgtgggctgcagctctgctgttgcCCAACTGACTCTTAACACCCTGATAAGAGATAAGGCTGTGCAAGGAGCAGTGGTGTCAAGGCCCAAGAGGACCCATCAGTCCCTCAGAACCTGAAACTTCAGCAGATGTTCTGAAGCAGCTGCAAGTCCCCTTTTGTATACTGTTACGAGAAATTGTGGTTCAGAAATCTGTGGATTCCTGTCCTAAAACACCACAGAAATAAACCTGTTCCCATCCTGCTCCGTTTGTATAAGAATGTGATTTtgtgagaaaaagagaaagagaagcaaaggaTCATTTTCAGATTTGGAAGAATTAAGCAGAGAGGacaagggaagaaaggagagcatCTGACCAGGGGAATCACTGGCTGCTTCCCAGCCTCTTCTCTTGTACTGGCAAATGGATTGATTCTCTTTCTGTACGAGGCACAATTGGGAAGGGTGTACCTCAGCAGACCTTGGGCAGCTAAACAACTGCCTCCCTGAACCGGGGGCAAAAGATCTCAGGGGTGTAGTGGGTAACTCAagtggtgtgtgctgggctgcagcaagcCGCTCTCAGGTGGGCAGTTTGGGTGACAGCAcagggggagctgcagcccctttcctggTAGACAAACACCCAAACCCCATGAGGCACCATTAGTTCAACTCCTCAGTTGCCTGAGAGTGAGgatgagctgcaggagcagagtgAGACCCCTGAGCCAACACTGGGGCAGTGGGAAGTGTTCAGTTCACTGAGGTTCCTCCCTGTCTCTCTCAGCCTGCAGAAGACCCAGCACTTTCCTGCTTTGCCTCCTGCAGTCCTACATGAGCAACGAGAACCAGGAGTGGGTCtaggctgtgctgtgtgtttggGAAGGGGGCTGGGCAACCCTGCTGGCAAACCCAGGGACGGGATTTAGGTATCTGCTTGCCAGGTGTGGGGCCATCCATCAGCATTTCAACCTCATCACATCACTATGGTAAAATGTTTAAAACCCCAACCCTCTGCACTCGTGGCCTGTGAAATATTCCATCTCCTTTCATTCCATCTCCTTTTGGGGGCAGGGAAATATATTCCAGGGAGAAAGAAGATGCTTTCTCAGGACAAAAGGcatttttctgctctctgtttGCTGCTGCCTGTTCCTATTACTTCTCCTCGCCCTTGTGCCAAGGAGGCACCACTCAGCCCTACCCCGTGACAGCAGGAGGTGGCCCaaggccatgctggagaagaTGCCAGCCTCAGTTGTGGGTCAGGAATCTGCTGCCCTCTGCACTCCTCCCCCTGCCCGGGTGGGATTCAGCCCCTCAGGGCTGCCACACGCCTCTGACCCTGGCTGCAGGGGTCACCTCCACTCTGCCTCCCCATCCCCACGGGTGTCTGACCGGCGGCACCAGAGCATGATGCTGAGAGGACCCCGGTGCCATGAGCCAAGCTGGCAGCCCCACAGGGAGCGGGCACGGGGAGGGAGCCAGCTCCAGCAGCGCAGGCACAGGGCAACCAGCTCACCCCCTGTCAGAGCACCGGGGCAGGAGCCCGGTGCAGTCCCTCAGAGCACACCCGGCTCTGCCACCAGCACACGGGGTGCTGGCAAATGCCACGGGGAGGGCTGAGCGGGGCTGAGCCGCAGCTGGGAGGGCGGGAGGGGGCTCGGCCGTGCCCGCTGTGCCCGGGTTCCCAGAGGCCCCGCCGTGCTCTGCGCCTGCAGCCTCTTCCGCTGCCCGCCAAGCCCAGCGCTAATCTCTGCAGGACAGCGGGTGCGGGGGAAAACAGGGGCCTCTTGCCAGCTCGGGGTGAAGCCACTTCTGCAGCGGTTTGCCTCCCCCTGGGCTTTCTCAGCCCATTTCCCCTGGGGGCTGCCATGCtacagccccccccccccccacccctctgctcctgcccaggcCCCCACCGTGGGGGTGGGAGCGGGGACATGTGGgctctctgggctgcagcaagGCCCCGAGTGTGGGGGCTGCAGCAATGCAGGGACGGCTCAGCCATGTCAAATCCACAACACTGTCCCTCCCCTGCACGCTCAGACGCTTGTGCAGCCCCGTTCCCCACAACGGGAGCCCTCTGTCACCTCAGAGACCCCCTTACTGCACCCCAAGCTGCCGGGCAGTCTCTGCTGAGCCCAGGGAAGATGGCAGAGCGgcccccagcagccaggctggagcgGGTACTGTGCTCCCAGGCAGCCTCCAGCTCATCCctgccagcctcctgccacaaAGCCGCACCAGAGCGGCCAGGAGACAGGGGCTGTGCTCGCGGGGTCTGTCCCTTCCCGGCACCGACTCAATGCCGCTGTGATTCTCAACCATGTCAGATGCTAATGACCGAGGCAGCCGGGATGTTTTCAGATGCAGCATCTTCTGCAATGTCAATTGGCAGCGCCGGTGCCGCTCCCCTCACATGTGAAGGAGCCCTCTAAGCTCCGAGAACAAAAGCCTCGTTGGCACCCGCCGCCCTCCCCCTGCTCGAGCTCGCAGAGCAGACACAGGCTCAGGCTCTGCTTCCGCTCCCCCTGCGAGCCCCCGG from Colius striatus isolate bColStr4 chromosome 16, bColStr4.1.hap1, whole genome shotgun sequence carries:
- the COMMD7 gene encoding COMM domain-containing protein 7; the encoded protein is MGLLNFTREPVPEAVTGDMHNLNQLSAQQFSALTEVLFRFLTEPKEVERFLTQLSDFATTNKISLGPLKNIVKSILLVPNGALRRNLSPEQVRADFMALGLSEEKATYFAEQWKVNSPTLTCLAVGQTLMINQLIDMEWKFGVTAGSSELEKVGSIFLQLKLVIKKGTQTENVYMELTLPQFYSFLHEMERVKTSLESFS